Sequence from the Sulfuracidifex tepidarius genome:
TTATTATTTTCCAATGCCTTAAATAATTTTCATCGATTTTCTTTACCTTCTCTTGCGTTTTATTCTCTTTTCACTCTCTTTTCATTCCCTCCCTTACCTACCTCTCGGTTCTCTTGAAATGTAGTTAAAATCATTCCGTCTCTTTTTAATTATTATTCACAACAAAAGGAATATAAGAGGGGTAATTGTTTATTATATCAGGTGTTCAAATTGGTATGTCGAAAGTCCCAAAACCTCTTTTTTAAGTCATCCTATTTTATGAAAACCAAACTCGTACATCTTCTCGTTTTAAAGGATTAGGTGGTGATGGACTTGAAGAGCTATTCTGAAGCGACAGTTGGTTCCTTGAATCTCTTCAACGAGAACAAGAAGGTAATGCCTTACGGGGTGAGCAGTAACTACAGGTTCTTCGAACCGTACCCGCTGTATATAAAGAAAGGTAAAGGGTCGAGAGTGTGGGACGTGGACGGGAACGAGTACGTGGACTACAACTTGGGCTTCGGAGTAATGGAGGTGGGATACGGGAACGAGAGGATAGTGAGGGAAGTGTCTAAAGTGATAGAAGAGGGAACAATACTCGGCTTCGAGTACTACAGGACGGGGGAGTTAGCGAGGGAGATATCGAGGAGGTACGGGGCTGAGATGGTCAGGTTCTCCTCCACGGGGACGGAGGCTACCATGCACTCGATAAGGATTGCGAGGGCTTTCACGGGGAGGAAGAAGGTAGTCAAGTTCGAGGGCCATTACCACGGGAGCCACGACCAGTTACTCGTCAACGTTAACCCGCCTAACCCCAAGGGGAAGACCATGTCTTCCTTAGGCATACCCGAGGAGACAGTCGTGAACACTATAGTGGTAGACTGGAACGATATAGACGAGGTGGAGAAGGTAATGAAAGAGGACGTCGCGGCGGTTATAATGGAACCCGTGGCTATGAACATGGGCCTGATCCCGACCAAGGAGGATTTCTTGAGGGAGGTAGTGAAGATGTCAAAGGAAGTGGGCGCTGTAGTCATCTTCGACGAGACCAAGACGGGAGGGAAGGCCTACTCAGGCGCCTCGGGAGAGTTCGGGATAAAGCCAGACCTGATGATACTTGGAAAGTCAATAACGGGAGGTTTCCCGCTCTCTGTAATAGGGGGGAAGAGGGAGGTCATGGAGGTGATAGGACCGGGTAAGACAGCACACGGGGGGACGTATAACGCCAACCCTGTGTCAGTCGTGTCCTCCTTGGTTACACTGAAGGAAATACTGACTGAGGACGCGTTCTACCACATGCGGAGGCTGAACAGGATGCTGGTCAAGGGATATGAGGAGATAGGAGAGGACGTAGGTATTGACGTGTCGATATCCTCTTGGGGGACCAGCGGGACAGTGTTCTTCTCGGACGAAGTCCCAGAGAACTACAAGGAGTTCATAGCCACGGACGTGAGGAGGTGGTTTTCCTACTTCTTCGCTTGTCTTGAAGAGGGGGTGATACCGATGGGAGGTTTTAACGAACAGTGGACCTTGTCAGTAAGCCACTCGGAGGAGGACGTGAAGAGACATCTGGAGGCAGCTGAGGCGGGACTGAAGAAGGCAAAGGAAGGGGGAATGAACTTCTCCACGGACGAGTCGTTCTGACTCTTGCGACCTTTCTATACCCGGTAAACGGCCTA
This genomic interval carries:
- a CDS encoding aspartate aminotransferase family protein, producing MKSYSEATVGSLNLFNENKKVMPYGVSSNYRFFEPYPLYIKKGKGSRVWDVDGNEYVDYNLGFGVMEVGYGNERIVREVSKVIEEGTILGFEYYRTGELAREISRRYGAEMVRFSSTGTEATMHSIRIARAFTGRKKVVKFEGHYHGSHDQLLVNVNPPNPKGKTMSSLGIPEETVVNTIVVDWNDIDEVEKVMKEDVAAVIMEPVAMNMGLIPTKEDFLREVVKMSKEVGAVVIFDETKTGGKAYSGASGEFGIKPDLMILGKSITGGFPLSVIGGKREVMEVIGPGKTAHGGTYNANPVSVVSSLVTLKEILTEDAFYHMRRLNRMLVKGYEEIGEDVGIDVSISSWGTSGTVFFSDEVPENYKEFIATDVRRWFSYFFACLEEGVIPMGGFNEQWTLSVSHSEEDVKRHLEAAEAGLKKAKEGGMNFSTDESF